The sequence CCAAACTGCCCCAAATTTTTTAGGTGTatatgcacttttagtccctccattttgacttttttccattttagtccctacattttatttttatcacttttagtccctaaaccaattaacgcgggACATTTAAGTCCCTGATGCACCATTCTGTCACCAAACTAACAGGAAAGCTGATGTGGCTAACggatcaattaaaaaaatcattattttacaTGACATGTcagcatttataattttttaaacaaagccACGTcagaaaatttatataaaaaaagaaattaagttttaaaaaaaccttaaatctaatttaattaaaaaaaattattacttatcattattaattttcataagACTATTACAACTTGTTCTTCGTGTTCATCCTAATCAAACCTAGCAACGaagaactcaaacccagatcacaacaacacaaaagaaaaaaaaaaagaaaaaaaaaacggagatcaaacacaaacacagacccaGATCACACATAGagatcaaacacaaacccagatcacaacaacacaaacgaaaaaaaaaataagaaaaagaaatagaaattaaaCATAAACACAGACCCAAATCGCCAATAGAGATCAAACACAAACGAAACCCAGATCACAACAACacaaacgaaaaaaagaaaagaaaaaagaaatagagatcaaacacaaacatagaCCTAGATCACAAATAGAGATCAAACACATACCCATATCACAACAacacaaatgaaaaaaagaagaaaaagaaacagagattaaacacaaacacagacccaGATCACCAATAGagatcaaacacaaacatagaCCCAGATCACCAATAGAGATCAAACACAAACGAAACCCAgatcacaacaacacaaaaaaaaaaaaaaaaaaaaaaaaaccagagatcaaacacaaacacagacctAGATCACAAATAGAGATCAAACACAAACGAAACCCAGATCacaacccaaaccaaaatcatcAGCAGACCCAACCACCGATCCAAAAAACAAGTTACCACCCCACCAAATCTTAAATGTCATTTCCCATTTTCCATAATCACCAGAAAAGGCGACCTCATCACTGAGATTAGAGAGAGTTTGGGTTAGATTAGAGTTTGGCAGATCGACGAATGAACGAGTTCGACGGCGGTGACCTCATCACTGGGATTTGAGAGAGTTGGCAGATCGGCGGAGATGAGATTTTGAGAGAGTTTGGTTCTGAGAGAGATTTCGTCGAGggtgaagagagaaagagagaatgagggATAGAGAGAGTTTAGAGTTTGGGTATGATCATTGATGaggttaaaagaaaaagaaaaagaaaaaaaaaattaaggttaacgagaaaaaaaaagaattaaaaggataattttttttgtttttttttaaataattttaattgatcCGTCAATCCTATCAGCTTTCCCGTTAGTTTGGTGATGGAATGATGCTTCAAAGACTTAAATGTCCCACATTAATTggtttaagaattaaaaatgataaaaataaaatgttgagacaaaaatgaaaaaaaaatcaaaatataaaacactaaaaatacatttacgtcagtttgccaatttttttattatgcttGTATTTCATTTGATCGTTGAAATCTCCAAccaaagataaaaagaaaagtctgTTGTCATAAATAGGATAATGATTATGATTTAGACTACtacgaaaaaaataaaagattacgATTATAGATTTGCAAATACCGTACACTTTTTTGAGCTAAACAGTTACCGTACACATGTCAATTGCTTTTGTACCATTGTAGGCATTGCCAAACCATCAGTTAAAATTACTgcacaataatataatataatttgagtttttcaacAGTTTTTTTTAAGTAACTATAAATTAAATTAGGTAAAGATATAGTGAGCGTTGGGATTTACGTCTTTTCAAATATGtttgtgttttctgttttttttttttttttttttttttttgtgtaaacaATAATATCACATAGATTCATTGTGCAGGAGATAAAGggtactgttcatgcactgttcatgggtcctacgatactattcacatatttaaaaattattttactacagtgttttcagttttcaatttttagtttcaacaaaaataagttgtatccaaacggaccaatagtatgatatttttaaaaaattacagtaaattttttaaaaattgttcataatcaaataattttaataagtaaacaaaataaatatgaacAAAACCATCACTAAAATAGTATCTCACTTTTCACTTTCGATGACAAAACTTTAGTATAAGTCTCCAATAATGTCACAACAAAGATAGGAAGAAACAAGTGTGAATGATTTTTGAAAGGGAGtatagaaaaaataacaaataggGGTTTTATAAATAGACAAAATTTACGTACGATAATTTAGGTATTGTTTCTTAGGTttcattcttaaaattttgctatatggctacttaactaaaaaatcaCTCccattttataagaaaaaagtCACATGGTAGAATTTTAAGAGGGGATCCTAAGAAACAATACCTAAGTATTGTATAGACATTGAGAAAACTAATTAGCATTGGCGAAACCTTCAAAGTTGAACCCAATGGCCTTACCGACTCATTCCATCCCATCTCTCATTCCCATTGATTTAACCTTACTAGATTTTACCTCGCCATCTCTCACCTCTGCTCGTCCTTGCCTTCAACAAGATTTACGACATTAAGGATCTCGATTAATGTTGCATCTTTGCGTTCGACTTTATTTTATAGGTGCCCCTCAAGTTAATGATGTCAACATTCGTATGATCGATCCAAATCGACCAAGGTTGCActcaacataataaaatttactAGATGCGGTCAATTGACCAACATTGTCGTGTAGCTTAATAGGAGTTTTTGAGAATTACATAACAAAATAGTCTAATTTAGGTTTGTAAACAAGTCGAGCCAAGTATTAAAAGTTCAAgtttgttcatttaatttttttttttttcaaacacgAGTCAAGCTCAAGCTCATTACCAAACAAGATTATATGTTGAAGCTTGAATAATTTTCTTGTCGAGCAAGCTCAAGCTTGTTCATGAGCTActtgataaatttattattttcttatatattatgaaaccatgactaaaatgttttactacttcaaaattatatgaaatttaaaTACGAATAGATTGTTTATATCATCAATAAGTTACAAATAATGATTGAATATCTTATGAATTTATTgaaaaacttatacaatccaatttcaagtttatataaatatatacttttttttttagtaggatataaatatatacttaaacaaatatacatattgTGAGGACACATTAACTGgctttgtccgctttggggagccagtccctcacggttttgtcctCGTCCCCGAGTGTGGTTGGGGGATTTTTGCCCTTGAGGTGATTGACACCTAGGCTCACCTTTGTCCCACATCGGTTAGAGAACCCTCCCACTCAAGACTTATAAGCTTCTGAAGCAACCAAGAGTGTACCACTACTGTTTTGTCCTCGTCCCCGAGTGTGGTTGGGGGATTTTTGCCCTTGAGGTGATTGACACCTAGGCTCACCTTTGTCCCACATCGGTTAGAGAACCCTCCCACTCAAGGCTTATAAGCTTCTGGAGCAACCaagagtgtaccactactacacatagtagtggtacactcttGGTTGCTCCAGAAGCTTATAAGCCTTGAGTGGGAAGGTTCTCTAACCGATGTGGGACAAAGGTGAGCCTAGGTGTCAATCACCTCAAGGGCAAAAATCCCCCAACCACACTCGGGGACGAGGACAAAATCGTGAGGGACTtgctccccaaagcggacaaagcCAGTTAATGTGTCCTcacacatataaaaatataatattatatatagttaaatcaAGCCTTTGTGATCAcaataacattattattattattaggcaaaaatacaaaactcaccctctaagtttcatcatttttcatttcagtcctctaagtttcattTATTCTCAACCAAGTCCTCCCTTAACAATCTGTTAAATGTTGCCGTTATCTACATTAAAAACGCCcgttttgtcatttttaaaaattttaattttaatttattattttaagaaaacgttaattaaaaaaaaaaacctagaaattaTACTGAGAAACGACGAACATCAttgaagaacaaaattgaaTCCCTCCCCCATACCCCAGCCCAATACCGAAAGATTGAGAAAGAGAATGGGAGATACTACAAAATCTCACCGGAATTCAATTTCGGATATCATAAATTCCCTCCCTTAAAAAACAGGGATATTACATTGTTCTCTACTCGAAATGCAAAACCACTCTCGAAGATCGTCACCAATTCCTTGGAATTCATTGACGGAGTTCTCGGCTGCCGAATTTTTGGGTGCTAACgggacaaagaaaaagaaaaaaagacaaaggtTTTACAAAAATTAGATATAATAACCTTCCAAACATTCAAATTCccaattagaaaaaagaaaagaaaataaaaagaaggagAGTTTTTGGGACTGATTGGGGTTTAAAGAATAGTCGTTGAACGCATACGATGCCGTAACCACTATGGCGCTCGCGTCGTAGCAAGGCTTGCCTCGCTGTATTGGGTTGTAGTCGGCGGCGCAGGGCTCGTAGGCCTAGTCTAATGCCGTCTGCAACGCAGCCTCCTTTGCGTTGTTCTTCGCCACGCACCACAGCTCTGTGCCCATGACTTCGGCCTGGGCCTTGGAAATCGACGCGCTGGCAACGAGGAGTGGGAGCGTAAGGACCAAGAGATCCGGTAACGGTTTACTATTCTTTCTTTCCCCACTTTGTTATTTGGAACTGCtttgccttttgttttaaaaacccaatttttgGGTGTTTAGTTCAGCTCTTTAAAAGCAACTAATTTACATTTTGGAAAATGGGTTtcatgattttcaattttgggtgTTAAGTTCATCTCTTTGAAAGCAACAAAATGGGTTTCATGATTTTCAATTCCGGTGAGATTTTGTGGTATCTCCCGTTCTCCTTTTCAATCTCTCGGTATTGGGCTGGGGTATAGGGCAGGGAttcaattttgttcttcaaTGATGTTCGTCGTTTCTTAgtataatttttgggtttttttttttggttgaaattaacattttcttaaaataataaattaaaattaaatttttttaaaaatgacaaaatggcGTTTTTAATGTAGATAACGACAATATTTAACAGATTGTTAAGAGAGAACTTGATTGAGAATAAATGAAACTTAAaggattgaaatgacaaaacttaaacttagaagactgaaatgaaaagtGATGAAATTTAGAGGGTGAGTTTTGCATTTgcctcttattattattattgtttttttttgagaatgcaCAATCACATTATTATGTTGAGCTTGACTCGTTTAATAATCAAACCTAAATTTTAGGCTTGAACTTAgcttgttttataaaaaaacgaACATAGACAAGATTTTTcttaaatcaaattcaaactatttataaataatttggtTCATTTACTATCCTAATCCAATTACATAGGTTGCACTGCCTAGTCTACATCCCTAATTGCAACATCATACATGATACGAGGTAACAAGGAAagggaattttttattttatttatttttgtgtatgATAGATTGACTAACGGTActgaatttaaaaaacattcaaGAGGCTACAAACCAgtgagaaaaatagaaaaacacagcgaaaaaggaaaaaacagtAATTATAGGCTTACAGCATATCAAACccatagaaaataaatgaacaacTGTAATGATAACGGCGATAATAATACTCGGACGAACTACGgccactcacacacacacagcgAGTGAAATCTCCAACCAATCACACGCTCTATCTTCAAATCAAACCCCCCGAAAAGCCACTTCTGGACCCGCAACAAGAACCAATCACAACACCCAATTGACACCACGCTCCCACGCGCTGAAAAAATAGCGTGGACTCACCTGAGGACCAATTAGAAAATCAGAGAgatatagtttatttttgtaaatCCCAGCTTTACATTGGCGTCTCTGCCTTTTGCCCATACTCTCTGCTAGGGTTTCAGACTCGCcgcttctttctttcttctttcttcttagtCTTCTTCGTTTCGATAATCGGATTTTTGATCACTCGCTCGCTCGCTCAGTCTCCGAGTCAACTCGCCAACTCGGTAAGCACTTTTCTTCAATCCTATATATCTCACTGTGTCTGAGCACCGATTTTTCACTTTCAAATCCCTGATCTGATCTAGGATTTATCTCTAGGGTTTTGCATTgagttccttttttttggtgatCAGAACAACTTAGTCAGTGTTTTAGTACTCACTTCGAATTTAGATTTCTCGAATTTCGTTTTACTcttgtttggttgccgagaaaacaCGGGTAATTCCCGATTTGATAAACGTTTAGATATCCGATTTTTCGGTTTGGGGCCTCGGAGCTTAATATCGAATGTAATCGATTCTGTAAGTGTTTATCAGATATGTTTGGATTCGTGGAGTTGAGAAAATTAGTGCTTGCTTACTTAGCAGAGTGCTTTAACTTTTGGAAATATTGCGAATGTCAAAAGATGATATTTTTCCTTAGaatcttattaatttttcttagtAAACAAACAGAGAGTATGAGTTCGGATATAATAGAATGACCGAAATGAATATATGGGGCCGACTTGATTAGCCTGTTGAGGATCCATATCTTTTACTTTTGGAAATACTGAGAATGACATAGAAGAtgttatttttccttttgtatcTTATTAATTTTCCTAGTAAACAAAGAGAGAGTATGGATTTGGATATAATAGAATGATAGAAAAGAATTCATGTGGCCAACCTAACGAgtctgttgaggatccatagctgaccccaaaattttggtaCTAATGCTTGGatattgttgtttttgtagTAAACAATCAGAATAGTGGATTTAGGGTTTAGTAATATGGATCATGATGATGATTTGCTGGATGGGTTAGCTTTCTTTCTGATTGTGATGAGCAGTTGATAGTAACTTAGGGCTTGTAATGACAGCTGATTGGTGTGCTGttatttttgcattaattttctTCTCATTGGTCTGTTGAGTAAATTTTTGTGAGGATTGAAACCAAagagcactttttttttttacttgaatgaTCTTTAAGTGTCTcaatattttgtctttttatttcttcataATGATAATTTGTGGactttcatattatatattaagTAGATTTACACTTTGAATGGAGGGGGAGGAGAGGGGAGTAGAGGAAAGTGATTGGGGAGGGTTTAATGAAccttgtttggttgttttttaaATCGAGAAGGGGAAGGTTTTGAGAGGATTTGAAGGGGTATCTTAACCCTCCAaattctcatttttaattcccccaaattgggaCAATTTGGAGGGGGAGGAGAGGGAAGGGGttccatttatatttaaaaaaatttaaactgtCAATTTTCCCTTATGATTTCAATTTATATCAATCtctttaaaattagaaaaatatagttgCAATAGTCAACCTATATGACCATTCCCCTTTTCTTTCCTCAtcatacttaatttttaaaacatccaaactaTGGGGAGTGGTATCTATTCCCCTTCCCcgatttaatttttaaaatactcAAACAAGGGGAGGAGTATCTTAACCCTCCAaaccctcatttttaattcccccaaattgggaCAATTTGGAAGGGGAGGAGAGGGATGGGGTTccatttatatcaaaaaaaatttaaactgtCAGTTTTTTCCCTTATGATTTCAATTTATATCAATCTCTTTAAAATTAGCAAAATATAGTTACAATAGTCAACGTATATGACCATTCCCCTTTCCTTTCCTCCCcatacttaatttttaaaacatccaaactaAGGGGATTGATATCTATTCTCCTTCcccaatttaatttttaaaatattcaaacaagGGGAACTGGGGAAGGGGTAATCATTCTCCTCCTCTCCCCTCTCCTACCTTATCCTTTGATTTCCTCTCCTGCCAAACTTCCAAACACATTGTTACTCTTATGATTTAAAGCAACTTGGTGAGTTACATCaaatgtgggttttttttgtttttttgattgtATGTCTAAGGGTGTTGTTGGATACATTAACATATAAATTATCTTGTCTAATTAGTGGGTTTAATTTGTTGATCCCAGATTCAAATGGCAATGGAGGTGACTCAAGTTCTTTTAAATGCACAAGCAGTAGATGGCACTGTGCGCAAGCAGGCAGAAGAAAATCTCAAACAATTTCAAGAGCAAAATCTTCCAagtttcttgttttctcttgCTGGGGAATTGTCAAATGATGATAAGCCCGTTGAGAGTCGTAAATTAGCAGGCTTGATTCTGAAGAATGCCTTGGATGCCAAAGAACAACATAGGAAACTTGAGCTTGTGCAAAGATGGTTGTCATTGGACCCCTCTGTGAAGACTCAGATCAAGGCATGCTTGTTAAAGACCCTCTCTTCTCCTGCTCTGGATGCTCGATCAACTGCATCGCAAGTCGTTGCAAAGGTTGCAGGTATTGAGTTACCACATAAACAGTGGCCTGAACTGATAGGGTTGCTCTTGTCTAATATTCACCAGCTTCCGGCTAATACCAGGCAGGCAACACTGGAAACTCTTGGGTACATTTGTGAAGAAGTCTCCCCAGATGCGGTAGAACAGGATCACGTAAACAAGATTCTTACTGCTGTAGTTCAGGGTATGAACTCTTCCGAGAGTAACAATGATGTTAGGCTTGCCGCTACTCGAGCTTTGTACAATGCTTTAGGTTTTGCTCAGGCAAACTTTTCCAATGATATGGAACGTGATTACATAATGAGAGTTGTTTGTGAAGCTACCCTTTCTCCAGAGTTGAGGATTCGACAAGCTGCTTTTGAGTGTTTGGTTGCCATATCTTCAACCTACTATGAGAAGTTGGCTCCTTACATACAAGATATCTTTAACATCACTGCAAAGGCTGTTAAGGAAGATGAGGAGCCAGTCGCTCTTCAAGCCATTGAGTTCTGGAGTTCAATATGTGACGAGGAGATAGATATTTTAGAAGAATATGGAGGTGACTTTACTGGGGATTCTGATGTTCCCTGCTTTTACTTTGTTAAGCAGGCGCTCCCTGTTCTTGTCCCCATGTTATTAGAGACGCTACTTAAGCAGGATGAGGATCAAGATCAAGATGAAGGGGCTTGGAACATTGCAATGGCTGGAGGCACATGCCTGGGTTTGGTTGCACGAACGGTTGGAGATGATGTTGTCCCACTTGTAATGCCATTTATTGAAGAGAATATAACAAAACCAGATTGGAGGCAAAGGGAGGCTGCTACTTATGCTTTTGGTTCCATTCTGGAAGGTCCATCCCCAGACAAGCTCATACCACTTGTTAACATTGCCTTGAACTTCATGCTCACTGCGCTTATGAATGATCCAAATAACCATGTGAAGGACACTACTGCTTGGACTCTTGGAAGAATGTTTGAATTTCTGCATGGGTCAGCTTTGGAGACCCCCATAATTACCCAGGCAAATATTCAACAGATTATTAATGTTCTGCTTCAGAGCATGAAAGATGTACCAAATGTTGCGGAGAAAGCCTGTGGTGCTCTCTATTTCTTGGCCCAGGGTTATGAGGATGCGGGATCTTCATCTTCTCCACTAACTCCATTCTTCCAGGAAATTGTTCAAGCTCTTCTCACTGTGACTCACCGAGAAGATGCTGGAGAGTCACGCCTCCGCACTGCAGCCTATGAGACTTTAAACGAAGTTGTGAGGTGTTCTACTGATGAGACAGCTTCAATGGTGCTGCAACTAATTCCTGTCATTATGATGGAGCTCCACCAAACTCTTGAGGCACAGAAGCTTTCGtctgatgagagagagaagcagaATGAATTACAAGGTTTGCTCTGTGGTTGCTTGCAGGTCATCATACAGAAACTGGGGTCATCCGAGCAATCGAAATATGTCTTCATGCAGTATGCTGACCAGATGATGGCCCTTTTCTTAAGAGTATTTGCTTCTCGAAGTGCCACAGCTCATGAGGAGGCTATGCTTGCCATTGGAGCTCTTGCCTATGCAACAAGTGCCGATTTTGTAAAATACATGCCAGAATTTTATAGGTATTTGGAAATGGGTCTTCAAAATTTCGAGGACTACCAGGTTTGTGCCATAACAGTTGGTGTAGTTGGGGATATATGCAGAGCGCTGGAGGATAAGATATTGCCTTACTGTGATGGAATAATGACCCAGCTTCTCAAGGATTTGTCAAGCAACCAGTTGCACCGATCTGTAAAGCCCCCAATATTTTCATGCTTTGGTGACATTGCTTTGGCAATTGGAGAAAACTTTGAGAAGTACTTAATATATGCTATGCCCATGCTTCAAAGTGCAGCAGAACTATCTGCCCATATTTCCGGTGCTGATGACGACATGTTGGAGTACACCAATTCTCTGAGAAATGGAATTCTAGAGGCATACTCAGGGATCTTTCAGGGATTTAAGGGTTCTTCGAAGACCCAGCTATTGATGCCTTTTGCACCTCATGTTCTTCAGTTCTTGGATAGTTTGTATATGGAGAAGGACATGTAAGTTATGATGGAATCTTTACTgacttgtttattaattttttcttctttatttttttaatttcaattattagtTTCTTACCTccttatttgttttcttttaggGATGATGCGGTGTCTAAAACGGCAATTGGGGTCCTTGGAGATCTAGCTGATACCCTGGGTAGTAATGCAGGTCCCTTGATTCAGCAATCTGTGTCAAGCAAAGACTTTCTAAGTGAATGTTTATCATCAGATGACCATTTGATAAGGGAATCTGCCGAATGGGCCAAGTTGGCCATCAGTCGAGCCATTTCTTTTTGAGGCAACTGCTTCATATACTCTTCTTCTTTGCATGCATTTGGGTGTGTTGAGTGGGGTCTGGGATTGCATACAATGAGTCAGGTCGTCACCATTTTTGGGCGCAGATGTTTGGTCGGTCGGCTGTCAGTGTTTCCCTCAGCAGCTCGGagtcggtttttttttttttttttttcaattgttcaTTTTAGTTTTGCATTGCCATGGAAGAAGTCGGTGATGACCCATACATTTCTGCTAGCTTGGCAGAAAAAGTTGAACTATTACTAAGTTAAAAAGGAAGTCAATGGTATGGGAGGAATGAGAACTAGGAGACTCCATTGCTCCCTTATGCGTCTAATGTGCTAGTGATAGCAGTTCCATTTGTTGGGAGTCGATGGTGCTGAAGCATTGGGTTGGGGGTAATTTAGCAGCAATGTAAAAGCCTgcattttttaatcttttggccttctttttcctttcttccccACACCGAAATTTGGTGTCTGAAAGCATGGCACTGTTAcatgtcaattttcatagaGTTCGGTCTCTTGCCTTTTGTACTCATGTATACTTGCTCATTATGTGGGATTGGTGACAAACAACATAATATTAGGACATTCATATCATGCATTAGTCATATTTTATCATCATTATATTTACTgtacctttttattatttagtcaATGATCAATAGCATGCTTTTTATATGCTCTTTTTATGCCTTATTGTGGTATTCTTCTTGTATAGCTTTGCAGTTTTCTAATTTTGAAGTTTCTTTTGTGTATTGCTGAACGTTAATTCTGTAATGTCTCTTCCCCCTTGGATCTTATTATCTGACTGCTGTTGTATGTGTTTATCTGttccccacccccccaaaaaaaaaaaaacaaaaaacaaaaaacaaaagaaaagaaaagaagaaagagagactgACAGATGAATAGTTTTGGGGTTGAGACTGTTGTTTCATTCCCTTTTCTGGTGTTGACTTTGTGGTGTAGTTTCTGGTTCTCAGGTAGTTTGAACAGACTGTCAGTTTGAACACTGGCCTCATCCCAAACGCAATGACTTTGTGTAATGCTACTAGTAGATTGGGCCTAGCCTAAAATTCCTTTTCAACCTTGTAAAGTATACCCCACGTAGAATGAAATCCCGTTGTTGGTCGCACGATTTTAATTTGCGATGCCCACATTATGTTTTGCTTCTTCAATTGTCGTTTTAATCAATAAACTATTcgaggaaaaaaagagaaataatgataataataataataataaactattttaaaggtttttagCTTGTATGGTTCCTCCCTATAATATCCTTGACTATTATCCTTAGCTATTTGTTTATGAGATTGAGAAAAGATCAATACTTTATGGTAGAGATGAGATCTAATTTTTGTACAAAAAGTGTATCAtttaaaatgtcattttaaatgtctactttttttttttgagagagaaattttaaaagtctactttaaaatagattatgcctatttttaaacaaatgaaagtATAACAATGGAACGTGTGATAGATTCTCTAACAACATTGCTTCCTTCCCAAATTCTcatatatcaataatatatcatccaataaaattttaattacaatttcTAAATACTAGGTAAAACTACACTTGGTCCCTTAAGTTTATCTTTTGTGTGCGCAATTGGTCCTTTAGTTtctcaagttttaaaactgaaTTGTCCTGGTCTTTTTACTAACTGTAGTTAATGGTGTTATTTACGTGGATAACGAAACAAtgatttggtatttttttaatgatgctttttattaaaaaattaaaaaaaataatttacacattaaaaaaaaagaaagatccaTTCTAATTCTAATTCAAGTCTTAATCCTAACCCAGTACCCAATTAAACTCATTTACAATCTGATTCACAAACCCACGAGAGAGAGATTGAACAGTTCCAAGTCGGCCATTATCtttcaaagcaaaaacaaagagcTCGATATCGATCATGGAggagatgatgaagatgaagaagaagaagaagatgaggacgACTACAGTATTCGCAACAACTGGACGATACAGTTGTATTTGGTGGCCGGAGACGGAGGAGGTTCTGTCGTGGCGGGGTGGTTGGATCTCACTTCGACTTTCGGCAAAGCCGCGGAGCAGAGGATCGTGCCTTAGCAGCAACAGAAACCTCTGGTCAAGAAGAGCCAACGTGGAAAAAGTCTTGAAGCTCACAGTATCAAGGCGTTATGTTTTATCGAAGAACTAGTCGATGGGAATCGCAtatttggtttgtaattttgttacttttaaaCTCTGATTATTAGTaatttcattacaaaatttttacagtTTTGGTGGTTATTTTTTTCTCTGTCTGAATTTTGAGgcaatgatatttttttttagggattgaGGAAAGCAAGTGTTTTTGGGTAaggattattaatttttattgttttggatttttgattAATTTGAGAGTTGGAATATGATAATTTGggtgtttttggtttttgtaggAGGATTTGACGCTGCTCATGCTGCTGATAGGTATATAAAAATGAACTGTTTCTGATTATTCTGATTGCAATGGTTGtagtttttactattttggATAAAATGAACTTGTGGGAATGTTATGGCAATTCGGGTTTTTTCGATCACGGGTGATTGGGCTGCGATCAAGTTTTGAGGAGTGGAAGCTGATATAAATATAGATTTCAATAT is a genomic window of Quercus lobata isolate SW786 chromosome 2, ValleyOak3.0 Primary Assembly, whole genome shotgun sequence containing:
- the LOC115975233 gene encoding importin subunit beta-1-like, with the protein product MAMEVTQVLLNAQAVDGTVRKQAEENLKQFQEQNLPSFLFSLAGELSNDDKPVESRKLAGLILKNALDAKEQHRKLELVQRWLSLDPSVKTQIKACLLKTLSSPALDARSTASQVVAKVAGIELPHKQWPELIGLLLSNIHQLPANTRQATLETLGYICEEVSPDAVEQDHVNKILTAVVQGMNSSESNNDVRLAATRALYNALGFAQANFSNDMERDYIMRVVCEATLSPELRIRQAAFECLVAISSTYYEKLAPYIQDIFNITAKAVKEDEEPVALQAIEFWSSICDEEIDILEEYGGDFTGDSDVPCFYFVKQALPVLVPMLLETLLKQDEDQDQDEGAWNIAMAGGTCLGLVARTVGDDVVPLVMPFIEENITKPDWRQREAATYAFGSILEGPSPDKLIPLVNIALNFMLTALMNDPNNHVKDTTAWTLGRMFEFLHGSALETPIITQANIQQIINVLLQSMKDVPNVAEKACGALYFLAQGYEDAGSSSSPLTPFFQEIVQALLTVTHREDAGESRLRTAAYETLNEVVRCSTDETASMVLQLIPVIMMELHQTLEAQKLSSDEREKQNELQGLLCGCLQVIIQKLGSSEQSKYVFMQYADQMMALFLRVFASRSATAHEEAMLAIGALAYATSADFVKYMPEFYRYLEMGLQNFEDYQVCAITVGVVGDICRALEDKILPYCDGIMTQLLKDLSSNQLHRSVKPPIFSCFGDIALAIGENFEKYLIYAMPMLQSAAELSAHISGADDDMLEYTNSLRNGILEAYSGIFQGFKGSSKTQLLMPFAPHVLQFLDSLYMEKDMDDAVSKTAIGVLGDLADTLGSNAGPLIQQSVSSKDFLSECLSSDDHLIRESAEWAKLAISRAISF